A portion of the Bacillota bacterium genome contains these proteins:
- a CDS encoding Gfo/Idh/MocA family oxidoreductase: MSIRIGFIGSGGIAAYHLSHLVRIPEAEIVGLCDVNPAQIEKTRETVRKSVEEYFKAGSAKELNAKAYTDYRAMLQNEDLDAVYICLPPYAHGEIEREVIERGLPFYIEKPVAKDMAIALRIRDAVKERGLLTSVGYQMRYWSAMKKAKELLQNKTIGMALVMRWATLPPVPWYPYQSRSGGMLVEMVTHHVDQLRYLLGEVDMVYGAGARRVLHKVNPEYDVFDVSCATLTFESGIVASIANNLFSGKVAPKTATGVHILAEDLTLSFQLGQGLTIITPDKTETYPYEDYGFAADQMFVTAVRNGDPSYIQSDYADACQTLAITLAIEESVRSGSPVKVDEFVRLRAL, encoded by the coding sequence ATGTCTATACGCATAGGATTCATAGGCTCCGGAGGTATCGCAGCTTATCATTTGAGCCATCTTGTTCGTATCCCAGAGGCAGAGATAGTCGGGCTCTGTGATGTTAATCCTGCACAGATTGAAAAGACTCGAGAAACCGTGCGAAAGAGCGTCGAGGAATACTTTAAAGCTGGTAGTGCTAAGGAACTCAATGCAAAGGCATATACGGATTATAGAGCCATGTTGCAAAATGAGGATTTAGATGCAGTTTATATCTGCCTCCCACCCTACGCCCATGGGGAGATAGAGCGGGAGGTGATCGAGAGAGGACTCCCATTCTACATAGAAAAGCCGGTGGCAAAAGACATGGCAATAGCGCTCCGTATTCGAGATGCAGTAAAGGAACGTGGGCTTCTGACATCCGTTGGTTATCAAATGCGATACTGGAGTGCCATGAAGAAGGCTAAGGAATTGCTTCAAAACAAGACAATCGGCATGGCCCTTGTTATGCGCTGGGCGACCCTGCCACCTGTTCCATGGTATCCGTATCAATCTAGGTCAGGCGGTATGCTGGTAGAAATGGTGACACATCATGTAGACCAGCTCCGTTATCTTCTCGGTGAAGTTGATATGGTATATGGGGCGGGAGCGCGTCGTGTGCTGCATAAGGTGAACCCGGAATATGATGTGTTTGATGTAAGCTGTGCTACCCTTACCTTTGAAAGCGGAATCGTGGCCAGCATCGCCAACAACCTCTTCTCAGGAAAGGTCGCACCTAAGACCGCGACCGGGGTACATATTTTGGCGGAGGACTTGACGCTTAGTTTCCAATTAGGCCAGGGGCTCACCATCATCACTCCTGATAAAACTGAAACATACCCTTATGAAGACTATGGTTTTGCTGCTGACCAGATGTTTGTTACGGCCGTACGCAATGGTGACCCTTCGTATATTCAGAGCGATTACGCTGACGCATGCCAAACGCTCGCCATCACCCTGGCAATAGAGGAATCTGTGCGTAGTGGTAGCCCGGTGAAAGTGGATGAATTCGTACGCTTGAGAGCCCTATAA
- a CDS encoding IS1634 family transposase — translation MYGRLYNFVVVHSTALDKRKVKALDRRIENLHKDLTTAAKEMQAKEFACKPDANAAAKEFLAKHANEFYPMSAEVIEETRAKKRDRKGRPRKDEVVELETVYRIRPIIGALSELAVKRARERNNCFVLITNASLMEPPDVLREYKEQIGVETSFKFLKDPTYLDAIYLKKESRIEALAYVLLLALLLHRILQRRVRKALEAEGSHIVVAGGVKTTAPPGTGYWSFWQGDSLVYPEFMDPI, via the coding sequence TTGTATGGGCGCCTTTACAACTTTGTGGTAGTCCACTCAACAGCGTTGGACAAGAGAAAGGTCAAAGCTCTGGATAGACGCATTGAGAATCTCCATAAGGATCTGACCACAGCAGCCAAAGAGATGCAGGCAAAGGAGTTTGCGTGTAAACCGGATGCCAATGCGGCTGCAAAAGAGTTTCTGGCCAAGCATGCTAATGAATTCTACCCGATGTCAGCTGAAGTCATAGAGGAGACCCGTGCGAAGAAGCGTGACAGAAAGGGACGGCCAAGGAAAGACGAGGTTGTGGAACTGGAAACGGTCTATAGGATTCGGCCGATCATCGGGGCGCTCAGTGAATTAGCGGTAAAGCGGGCAAGGGAACGCAATAACTGCTTTGTGCTGATAACGAACGCCTCACTAATGGAGCCTCCGGATGTGTTACGGGAGTATAAGGAACAGATAGGTGTAGAGACGTCGTTTAAGTTCCTGAAGGACCCGACATATCTTGATGCGATCTATCTAAAGAAGGAGAGTAGGATCGAGGCACTGGCATATGTTCTCCTCTTGGCGCTTTTGCTACACCGGATATTGCAGCGGAGGGTGCGGAAGGCATTGGAAGCTGAGGGTAGTCACATAGTGGTAGCTGGGGGAGTGAAGACCACGGCCCCACCGGGAACCGGATATTGGAGCTTCTGGCAAGGAGATTCCTTGGTATATCCTGAATTCATGGACCCCATCTAG
- a CDS encoding IS1634 family transposase, whose translation MVSSLKIFHAGPAPLISALFDTLGIGKILDSVLHWDDTQCKLPPSIRIKALVINILAGRTPLYNVERFFKFQDTENLLGKGVTHEDLNDDCLARALDMLAEANPKKVTSTIMLNALAIEDIMLTRIHADTTSISVYGEYRHDEEEEDSSPFIRLLRGHSKDHRPDLLQFKVGLGVTQDGIPVIGEPLSGNVDDKTWNNNFIKTMAAHLDKVDLHKVVYVADSSVVTKDNLDQIAEQRLLMISRLPATFSLEGELKELAWEKNEWIEVGN comes from the coding sequence ATGGTTTCATCCTTAAAGATATTCCATGCAGGACCTGCTCCTCTTATCTCAGCATTATTCGACACCCTTGGGATCGGCAAGATCCTTGATTCTGTCCTCCACTGGGACGACACCCAATGCAAGCTGCCCCCTTCTATACGAATCAAGGCTCTTGTGATAAACATCCTTGCTGGCAGAACGCCACTCTACAACGTTGAACGATTCTTTAAGTTCCAGGATACTGAGAATCTCCTGGGGAAAGGGGTTACTCATGAAGATTTAAATGATGACTGTCTTGCCCGGGCTTTGGATATGCTTGCTGAAGCTAACCCCAAGAAGGTTACCTCAACCATCATGTTAAACGCTCTTGCAATAGAGGACATTATGCTGACCCGGATTCACGCCGACACAACCTCCATTTCCGTCTATGGCGAATACCGCCATGATGAGGAAGAGGAGGATTCTAGCCCCTTTATCCGCCTTCTCAGGGGCCATAGCAAAGATCACCGTCCAGATCTCCTCCAGTTCAAAGTGGGGCTTGGAGTAACCCAGGATGGCATCCCGGTAATCGGAGAGCCCCTAAGCGGGAACGTAGACGATAAGACATGGAACAATAACTTCATCAAGACGATGGCTGCCCACCTAGATAAGGTCGATCTCCATAAGGTGGTCTACGTAGCCGATTCCAGTGTGGTGACGAAGGATAACCTGGATCAGATCGCCGAACAGAGGCTTCTAATGATATCGAGACTTCCTGCTACCTTTTCTCTTGAAGGTGAACTCAAGGAACTGGCATGGGAGAAGAACGAATGGATTGAGGTTGGGAACTGA